The nucleotide sequence CTGGGAATTTCGCTGAGGTCGTAGTTGGGATTTCGTTCTTCAAGCCGCTGCTGGTAGCGAGCAATTAGCTCTCTGCGTTTCCACTGTCGTTTCTCTCGCATTGTGCGGATGAGTGCACCCCAGTCACGGGCTTTCTTTGGTCGAGATTGATAGCTCTTGCTTCGGTTGATACTCATATGTTCCTCTCCACCGAGCTGACCATCGCTGACTCAACGATGGTAGAGCCGTCCAGCAGCTCTCCTTATCGTTCGATACAGCACCTCCAACTTTTGTTCACCGTCTCGCCTTAGTAGATTATGTTCTCAAGCAATCTACTATGCTAGACCATAGCATGCATAATAGAGTAAATCGAATCATTTTTTGCTTTTCTTATGTGCCTGCGCCACCCACCAGCAAGCTCTGCGACTATAGCATGTATGTGCTTTATAGATGCGGTAGGCATACGCAAATGCGACAAATTGAGAAAGACTCGAGACTCAATAATGTCTGATGTAGCATCACTTCAAGGCTTACTTATATAAGGAGTGACTAACGATGAATACCAATGACTACACACTTCAGTTGATGTTGGTTCGCCTACCGGTACTTGCAATGTCATTACGCCGTATTGAGAGCGTCCTGTGTGGCGCACTTTGTGCAGTCATCGCAACGATCTTCTGGATCATCGCAGTACTGTGCTTCGCGATCTGGTGCCTGTACAAGATCACTGGCGGCATGCTCTGGCTGATCAAGGTGTTCTGGCGGGTGGTTACCTGGCCAGTCGAGGTAGTCGTTGTCGCAGCGGCCGACGGAATCTGGCTTGTGTGGGTGGTGCTTGTGTGGATCGGCAGCCGGCTCTATCGGCTAGTGGTGGCGACGGCACGCCTGCTGCGCAGGACAGGAGTGCAGCTGCGCCTGGCGCTGCACTCCTTAGGCGCCTGGTCTGTCCGCGAGTTCGGCGAGCCGCTCATCTGCCTGTTCTGCGTGTACTTGGGTGTGCTAAGCACAAGCTTCCTGCCGGCCACGTTGCTGCTGCGCCTCTCGCCGGCGGCGCTCGTCGGCCTGATCTTCTCACCACTGGCCGCCTTCGCGATTACTGCGCGCGTATTCGACATCCGCGCCTATCGCCGCTGGCGCAGCGGTGGCCGGAGCCGGCTCGGTGTGCGCGTGCTGCGGGCCTATAGCGATGGTCTGATCTGGGCGATGTGGCTGCGTCGACGCCAGCGAGCCGCTGTATGACAGAGCACCAGCCAAGAGTGGGGAAAGGCACGTTTGTACAGGGCGATGTGGTGATATAGTTGACAGTTTTTGGAATCGGGTAGATATCTAGCGCCTTAGGAAGCCGAAGCCGTCATCTTTGATGACGGCTTCGGCTTCCTAAGGCATTTGTCTCATTATTCCTCGAGAGTGATTAGCCGCAGATCCTCCTCTACGCGCTTGAGCACCACCTCTACCGATATACCGGGATCGCCAAGCGCCACCCCTAGTACCGCCCGTACAATGTCTGCGTCGGCGCATTCATCGGCCAGCTGTGATGCCAATAGTGACCAGCAATCGTCGTCGAGTGGGCACATGTCAGCGAGGCCCAGTGTGATCAACTTCAACATTTCGGCGTCTATCCTCGCCTGGGCAGCAAGTTCATCGAGGGTGAATCCCAGTCGAAGACACTGAACGATCAGCCAGCGCCCGCATAGCCGCCGCGCCGCGCGCGGCACAGTAGGGTTATGCGGTTCACTCTGATCGCCGGTCATCGCCCGCTGCTGATCGCGGACAAGAATAGACGCCACCGAGACAAAAAGGGTTGTTTGGTTGTGCCCTCGGTCGTCGAGTGTTTTCCCATGGCTACCCTCCTCAGGTGTGTGCTCGCCTGGACGCGAGCGCAGCTTTGGACGCGTGTCCGCTGGGCTACTGCCCCCTTCGTGCATCGCGCGGCTCCTGTGTGATTGGCCATGCGCTCGCGGTGGGCGCATCGCTGAGAGAAACACACGGTTTCTGAGCCTACCAGTCACCTTCATGCTCTCCATGCTCTCTCCCAATATAAGCACGTAGTTGCCTGAGCAGACGATAGTTGCGCTGCTTGACCGCTTCCATTGTCCATCCCATGCCGAGATTCTGAGCAATCTTGGCGAATGGCTGTGGCTCTTCGCTCACCCAGCGTTGGTCGAAGATGAAGCGATCGATCGCTGACATCTTGTCCAGAAATGTCTGAACTGCTGGCCAATAGCGCTGCAGCCGCTCACGTTCTAGAACATGCTCGGTAAAGTCCGGCGCTGGATCGGGTATATCTCTCAGCGCGCCTTCGTCATCAAAATCAGCAACATGCCGTTGCGTGGATGCTGTCGGCGCCATTGACGCCTGCGGGTCACCCGAGCCAATTTTCGGATCGTCATTCTGCTGTATTTTGCGACGGCGCGGTGGCTGCTGATCGTACAGCGCGCGGCGCACTATTCTCATGACCAGGCCATATGCGTTGCGGTCTGGGTCGAGCGTCACGACAAGGATAGCCTCAATGACTTCCAGAAATACGCTACGCGCCAGTTGCTCGACTGCTGTCCGAAAGCTGCGATCTCCACTCTCGTTGCGCTGCGGAAACATCTTCAGCCAGCGCACACTCTGACGCTCGATATCCTGGCGCGTCAGCTCGAACAGGTCGGTCAGACCCTTTTGCAACGTATCTGCCTGGCCTAATTGGTATGCGCTCTGACACAACCCAATCAGCCTCTGCACTTCCGCATTACGATGCTTGGCGAGATGATCGTCGGTCGACTCGGGATCGCTCATAGCAGAACCTCGCAAATCTACCTGCAGGGTCGAGCCAGAGCTGGTAAGCAGCGGTTGTGTTAGGTGTGATGTAAGATGCTACTCCCCTCTGTGTTAATACATTCTGAATATTTTCGATCATGTAACGCGCAAGTGCAAGATCGCCGAAATACAATTGCTCTTTCTTCTTTCATGAAAGAGCCATGTAACACGCGGTAAAAAAAATGTCACCTCAAGCATCACAGGCAGAAGAAGAGTGTAGAAGCGATTCAACCATAAGGAGGAGGCAATGGGGATCATCGTACCACTGCTGATAGGCATCGTCATCGTGGCGCTCGTACTTCGGCCTACCCCGCGCACGCGGGTCGTCTACGTGCCGCTAGAGATGACTGAAGAGCGTAGTGGGTTGGGCTGTTTACCGCTGTTCTTGCTTGTTCTATTATTGCTGAGCATTGCGCTACTGAGCGGGGCATGACCAGCGTGCCCCTATAACAATGAATGGGTAAGGGGTAAACCACTGCGCATATCACCTGTTCAGTACGCCACAGGATGAATAATGTGAATGCAGCTGCTAAGCCTACTTGAGCCGTCAAATCCATGCCATCGCCCGCTTGAGTAGGCTTGGATATATGAATGTGGCGGCTTTATATCCAACCAAAGGGGCTCGCGGTCAGCCGGCTCGGAGCTCCTGACAACTTGGCGAAGCTCGAGGAAGTACAAATCGCCGCAGCGCCACCGCGACGCTGGTCACACTGGCGATGCCCGCACTCGTAACCAGCAGATGACCACGTGGCTGCGACAGCCGAACCTGCGTAGGCACCGAGACGCGCTGCGACCAGACGCCCTGCCAATATGCGGCCCTGGTAGCACCAACCGCCGAGCGACTGATCAGCGCGACCAGGCCACGCGCGAACGCCACCGTCCGCTGGTGCTGGTTGAACAACACGACCGCGACCCGGTTCGAGATGGCGTGAGACGAGATCTGCCACGGGGCAAAGCGGCGCGAAACGCCACGGTACGCCAAACCGCTGGCAATCCAGGCATGGATGCTCCGCAGCGAATATCATCGCATTAGACTAGCCGCGCGGCGCCTACCGCTGTGGGTACCGTGCAATAGCTCGGCATACTGCTGCGCTGATAGATCCGCCTCGCGCGTACTAACACTCAATTCGCTCAATGCACCGCTCGGCGCGGAGGCGATCGGGAGCAAGCTACGCGAGCGGGGGTAGCGTGTGCGCGGCGTTCAACATTGTGGCTAAAGTAAGTGAATAAAGAACACCCTTTGGACTCTAACATCAAGAAGTAGTGATAACCAAATAATATACACCTCGTGTGCTGATGCAGATACAAGGTTGAGATACTAGTTTTGCACCGCATAGATATATTTTGCTGTGGTTCGCGAGCCACAAGGTAATAGTCGGTAAGTAGTGGGGAAGGATAATGGCGATGCGATATTTCCGTATGTTCACTCTGTTGGTAGTGCTGCTTGTCGCTGTCCTACCTAATGCAAAGATAATTCACGCTGTCCCTATCACTGCGCCAGGCGACTCCGCTTTTGGCGTCGGCAGTAATTTAGCCAGTCGCTATGGCGGTCTCCCATCACTTGATAGTGCCGTGAATGCCCTTGCGGATAGCGGCACAGGGTGGGCGCGGGAAGATTTCCAGTGGCAGGTGATCCAGCCAGCGCCCAATCAATTTTCCTGGGATGTAATCGATCGGGTGGTCGATGCGCTACGCACGAAGGGTATCAACATCCTTGGCGTCCTCAGTGGCCCAACACCAGGGTGGGCCGCTACTGGAACCAACAATACCTTCGCCGCGCCTGACCCACAGCGCTTTGCGGCGTTTGCGCAGGCTGTGGCGGATCATTTCAAGGGGCGCGTACGCTACTGGCAAATCTGGAATGAGCCGGAGAACGCACTGTACTGGCAGCCAAGCCCTGATGCTGGGGCATACGCTACCTTGTTGAAAACTGTCTACCCTGCGATCAAAAGCGCGAATCCTGATGCCCAAATACTGCTCGGCGGTGTCGTTCCTACTCACCTGGACTACCTTCGCGGCATCTATCTGAATGATGCGTGGAGCTCCTTCGACATCCTTGGGCTACATCCGTACGTCGACCCGAAAAGCCCCGAACAAGGTCAGATCGGCACAGGTGATGTCAGTGCAGTCAAAGCGCTGGCGGGCGACCTTGGCCAGAAGCCAATCTGGGCAACTGAGTTGGGATGGGCTACTGGCCCAGTTGGCCGTGATTCCACTGGAGTCGATGAGCAAAGCCAGGCGAACTATCTCGTGCGAGGGATGGCGCTTCTGCGCGCTGCTGGCGTTGATAAGGTGATCTGGTACAGCTTTAAGGATGATTCTAACGGTCCGTATGGTCTTGTGCGCGCTGGGAGCGATCCTGGTGATTACAGCCAGCGGAAACCTGCCTTCGATGCGTTTCGTGCGCTCAATCAACAGGTGGGAGCGCTCGGTTCAGCATCACTTCAGCCGCTGGGTGATGCGCGCGTAATTTTCGACTTTGAACGTTTTGGCGTCTGGAGTCCAGGGACGCACCCGGAGCAAAAGAAGGGCACATTTACACCAAGTATGGCGCAGCACCATAGCGGGCAAGCCTCGGGCAAGTTGGGCTTTGCACCTACGAGTGCCAGCAACGAGTTTGTGGTTTTTTCACCGCAGCCAGCCATTGCGATTCCTGATGGCACCAGTCAGCTAGGTATCTGGGTGTATACCGATCACTACGCGCACGAACTCAAGGTCTGGCTGACGGAAGCAACTGGAGAAACTCTCCAATTCCGCATGGGGTTCCCTGGTAAGGGGGGATGGCAATATCTCTCCTCGTCGCTCGCCGGCCAAGTCGAGGGCTACAACGTCGTTGCAAACAAACAGAATCAGCGACTAGATTTCCCGGCCAAACTGACCGCGATTGTACTCGATGATTATACTGATACGACGGTGGTGGGCGGCGACATTTATCTCGACGACATCACGGCGGTGGTCGGTTCCGAGGCGTACGCAGTGCGCTTCCCATCTGGTGATAGCAATGTCACTGATATCCTTTGGGCGCCCCAAGGCGCACATGTAGTAATCCCGGCAGCTTCCGGGCAGATCCAGCTTGATCTAGGGCCGAGTCCAATCTTCCAGAGGTATACACCGGCATCATCTGCTCCACCAGAAATGCCGGTCGGCTGTGTTGGCCCTGGTCAGTGTCCATCGTCGAATCCAACTGATCCATCAATTGGAATGACTAAATGCGGTAGGTCGCCGACCATTAATCTCGATACTTGTAATCTTCAGCCCGGAGATATACTCTTGGAGAAAGGCGATACGATCGAAGACGATCTTATCAGCATAGGGTCATATTTTAACCACACAGCGCTCTACTTAGGTAATCAGGAAGTGGCTGAAGCAATAGGAGTTACACAAAATAGGGTTAACGATGTGCTAGTTAGGCCTATTAAACAATCGGCTTGGTGGCGCGAAGGCATTCAAGATTGGGTAGTCATGCGTCCAAATGTATCGGCTGAGGTAATATCTTCCGCGATACGATATGCAAGAAAAAAGGCAGCCGATCCAAAAGTTGTATACAATCTCTCCATTCTACCGCCCGGCCCTAGTCGTGAAGATGAGCGACTCTTCTATTGTTCCAAGCTTGTTTGGAAGGCCTATGCGCAGGCAGGCGTTGATTTAGAGGTTGTGAAAGGTTTCTATGTCATTCCTGACGATCTCTATACTACCGATCGGGCTAGCGTGCAATATCAAGTGGTTAACCCAGCTTTGGACACGGTTCGCCCACCGCGACGAACACGTATCACTATTCACAGCCCTGCCCATCTGATGTTAATCGATGCCCAAGGCCGTCGAACGGGATTCGATCCAGCAACTGGCGCGACACTAAACGAGATCCCCAACATTCGGTATAGTGGTACAAGTGTTGCAATTGAAACGATCACTGCTACCGATCTACAGGGTGTATCGCAACTTTTTGTCTCAGGTTTCGCGAGTGGCGACTATCATATCGAGGTAGTGTATCTTGATAAAGCCAGCCCGCGTAGTCAAACAATCGTGGCTTCTACTACACCAGGTAGAGTCGATCAATTTACTCTACCCGATCCCGACGATCCAAAGACGACCAATATCATTGTGCCGCCAGCCGATCTAT is from Candidatus Kouleothrix ribensis and encodes:
- a CDS encoding cellulase family glycosylhydrolase produces the protein MRYFRMFTLLVVLLVAVLPNAKIIHAVPITAPGDSAFGVGSNLASRYGGLPSLDSAVNALADSGTGWAREDFQWQVIQPAPNQFSWDVIDRVVDALRTKGINILGVLSGPTPGWAATGTNNTFAAPDPQRFAAFAQAVADHFKGRVRYWQIWNEPENALYWQPSPDAGAYATLLKTVYPAIKSANPDAQILLGGVVPTHLDYLRGIYLNDAWSSFDILGLHPYVDPKSPEQGQIGTGDVSAVKALAGDLGQKPIWATELGWATGPVGRDSTGVDEQSQANYLVRGMALLRAAGVDKVIWYSFKDDSNGPYGLVRAGSDPGDYSQRKPAFDAFRALNQQVGALGSASLQPLGDARVIFDFERFGVWSPGTHPEQKKGTFTPSMAQHHSGQASGKLGFAPTSASNEFVVFSPQPAIAIPDGTSQLGIWVYTDHYAHELKVWLTEATGETLQFRMGFPGKGGWQYLSSSLAGQVEGYNVVANKQNQRLDFPAKLTAIVLDDYTDTTVVGGDIYLDDITAVVGSEAYAVRFPSGDSNVTDILWAPQGAHVVIPAASGQIQLDLGPSPIFQRYTPASSAPPEMPVGCVGPGQCPSSNPTDPSIGMTKCGRSPTINLDTCNLQPGDILLEKGDTIEDDLISIGSYFNHTALYLGNQEVAEAIGVTQNRVNDVLVRPIKQSAWWREGIQDWVVMRPNVSAEVISSAIRYARKKAADPKVVYNLSILPPGPSREDERLFYCSKLVWKAYAQAGVDLEVVKGFYVIPDDLYTTDRASVQYQVVNPALDTVRPPRRTRITIHSPAHLMLIDAQGRRTGFDPATGATLNEIPNIRYSGTSVAIETITATDLQGVSQLFVSGFASGDYHIEVVYLDKASPRSQTIVASTTPGRVDQFTLPDPDDPKTTNIIVPPADLLPPAPADIPAISNGSFADQGFQSVWERTDKPIADGARGLTPRSWIWGPQPLTNGTSEPYAEGSGGVRLVQYFDKSRMEINDPSAPRNQWFVTNGLLVVEMIEGRIQVGNSTFQDRAPADEPVAGDPGEGNPNAPTYRSFRSVAYPITPQRASKRTGEAVTDVLARDGSISRNPDLARYNIILDAYEDQLGHNIPKVFTTFFAQQGLVYEGGRYLRRPVFDWLFVMGLPISEPYWAHVKIGGIEKDVLMQAFQRRVLTYTPGNSAGFEVEMGNVGQHYLRWRYQH
- a CDS encoding sigma-70 family RNA polymerase sigma factor, with protein sequence MSDPESTDDHLAKHRNAEVQRLIGLCQSAYQLGQADTLQKGLTDLFELTRQDIERQSVRWLKMFPQRNESGDRSFRTAVEQLARSVFLEVIEAILVVTLDPDRNAYGLVMRIVRRALYDQQPPRRRKIQQNDDPKIGSGDPQASMAPTASTQRHVADFDDEGALRDIPDPAPDFTEHVLERERLQRYWPAVQTFLDKMSAIDRFIFDQRWVSEEPQPFAKIAQNLGMGWTMEAVKQRNYRLLRQLRAYIGREHGEHEGDW